In the Microtus pennsylvanicus isolate mMicPen1 chromosome 6, mMicPen1.hap1, whole genome shotgun sequence genome, one interval contains:
- the Ndrg4 gene encoding protein NDRG4 isoform X2 gives MKVLGHRLQLLTGLLLHDVTMAGLQELRFPEEKPLLRGQDVTELDNPDTFLSVVDTDWKEHDIETPYGLLHVVIRGSPKGNRPAILTYHDVGLNHKLCFNTFFNFEDMQEITKHFVVCHVDAPGQQVGASQFPQGYQFPSMEQLAAMLPSVVQHFGFKYVIGIGVGAGAYVLAKFALIFPDLVEGLVLMNIDPNGKGWIDWAATKLSGLTSTLPDTVLSHLFSQEELVNNTELVQNYRQQISNVVNQANLQLFWNMYNSRRDLDINRPGTVPNAKTLRCPVMLVVGDNAPAEDGVVECNSKLDPTTTTFLKMADSGGLPQVTQPGKLTEAFKYFLQGMGYMPSASMTRLARSRTASLTSASSVDGSRPQPCAHSESSEAMGQVNHTMEVSC, from the exons GGCTTCTGCTCCACGACGTGACCATGGCCGGGCTGCAGGAGCTGCGATTCCCTGAGGAGAAGCCCCTACTCCGGGGCCAGGATGTGACAGAGCTG GATAACCCTGACACCTTCCTCTCAGTTGTGGACACAGACTGGAAG GAACATGACATCGAGACGCCTTATGGCCTTCTGCATGTGGTGATCCGGGGCTCTCCTAAAGGGAACCGCCCAGCCATCCTCACCTACCATGACGTGGGCCTCAATC ACAAGCTGTGCTTCAACACCTTCTTCAACTTTGAGGACATGCAGGAGATCACCAAACACTTTGTGGTGTGCCACGTGGATGCCCCTGGGCAGCAGGTGGGGGCGTCTCAGTTCCCTCAGGG GTACCAGTTCCCTTCCATGGAGCAGCTGGCCGCCATGCTCCCGAGCGTGGTACAGCACTTCGG GTTCAAGTATGTGATTGGCATCGGAGTGGGAGCCGGAGCCTACGTGCTGGCCAAGTTCGCG CTGATTTTCCCTGACTTGGTGGAGGGGCTGGTGCTGATGAACATTGACCCCAACGGCAAAGGCTGGATTGACTGGGCTGCCACCAAG CTCTCTGGCTTGACCAGCACTTTACCAGATACGGTACTCTCTCATCTCTTCAGCCAG GAAGAGCTGGTGAACAACACAGAGCTGGTGCAGAACTACCGGCAGCAGATCTCAAACGTGGTGAACCAGGCCAACCTGCAGCTCTTCTGGAACATGTACAACAG CCGCAGAGACCTTGACATTAATCGGCCTGGGACCGTGCCCAACGCCAAGACGCTCCG TTGCCCGGTGATGCTGGTCGTCGGGGATAATGCACCTGCTGAGGACGGGGTG GTTGAGTGCAACTCCAAACTGGACCCGACCACTACGACCTTCCTGAAG atGGCAGATTCTGGTGGTCTTCCTCAGGTGACACAG CCAGGGAAACTGACTGAGGCCTTCAAATACTTCCTGCAAGGCATGGGCTACA TGCCCTCAGCCAGCATGACCCGCCTTGCGCGCTCACGCACCGCATCCCTCACCAGCGCCAGCTCTGTGGATGGCAGCCGCCCACAGCCCTGCGCCCACTCAGAGAGCAGTGAGGCCATGGGCCAGGTCAACCACACCATGGAGGTATCCTGCTGA
- the Setd6 gene encoding N-lysine methyltransferase SETD6: MAAPAKRARARSPVTAASPVLRAAPAPLPLPNPGRGHVTCFSPLAAGPSGDEPDGDAVAGFLRWCAGVGLELSPKVAVSRQGTVAGYGMVARESVQPGELLFAVPRSVLLSPHTCSISGLLERERDTLQSLSGWVPLLLALLHELQAPASPWSPYFALWPELGRLEHPMFWPEEERLRLLKGTGVPEAVEKDLVNIRSEYYSIVLPFMEAHSDFFSPTVRSLDLYRQLVALVMAYSFQEPLEEDDDEKEPNSPLMVPAADILNHIASHNANLEYSADYLRMVATQPIPKGHEIFNTYGQMANWQLIHMYGFAEPYPDNTDDTADIQMVTVRDAALQGAKDEAERQLLCERWDFLCTLEMVGEEGAFVIGHEEVLTEEELATTLKVLCMPAEEFQGYKVQAGRGEQEREEDGLKITNIPKLQVAWRRLLRDSVLLTLQTYATDLKTDQDLLSNKEVYAKLSWREQQALQVRYGQKMILHQLLELTNEQLP, encoded by the exons ATGGCGGCTCCTGCCAAGCGCGCGCGGGCGAGGTCGCCGGTCACCGCTGCCTCCCCGGTCCTGAGAGCCGCCCCCGCGCCCCTGCCGCTCCCGAATCCCGGGCGCGGCCACGTCACTTGCTTCTCCCCGCTGGCGGCGGGACCCAGCGGGGACGAGCCCGACGGCGATGCGGTGGCCGGCTTCCTGCGCTGGTGCGCGGGAGTGGGGCTGGAGCTGAGTCCCAAGGTGGCGGTGAGCCGGCAGGGCACTGTAGCCGGCTATGGCATGGTGGCGCGGGAGAGTGTGCAGCCGGGGGAGCTGCTGTTCGCAGTGCCGCGTTCGGTGCTTCTGTCTCCCCACACCTGTTCCATCAGCGGCCTGCTGGAGCGAG AGCGAGACACGCTGCAGAGCCTGTCGGGATGGGTGCCGCTGCTACTGGCGCTGCTCCACGAGCTGCAAGCCCCAGCCTCACCCTGGAGCCCCTACTTCGCGCTCTGGCCAGAGCTGGGGCGTTTGGAGCATCCCATGTTTTG gccagaggaggagcGGCTGCGCCTCCTAAAGGGTACTGGTGTCCCGGAGGCCGTGGAGAAGGACTTGGTGAACATACGCAGTGAATACTATTCCATCGTCCTGCCCTTCATGGAGGCTCACTCCGATTTCTTCAGCCCCACTGTTCGCTCTCTGGATCTCTATCGCCAGCTTGTGGCCCTTGTAATGGCTTATAG CTTCCAAGAACCGCTGGAGGAAGACGATGATGAAAAGGAGCCCAACTCCCCCTTGATGGTGCCTGCTGCAGACATACTAAACCATATAGCCAGCCACAATGCCAATCTAGAGTACTCTGCA GATTATCTCCGGATGGTAGCTACTCAGCCCATTCCGAAGGGTCATGAGATTTTCAACACATATGGGCAGATGGCTAATTGGCAACTGATTCATATGTATGGCTTTGCTGAGCCCTATCCCGACAACACAGACGACACCGCTGACATTCAGATGGTGACAGTCCGAGACGCTGCACTGCAGG GAGCAAAGGATGAAGCTGAAAGGCAGCTCTTGTGTGAACGCTGGGATTTCCTGTGCACACTGGAGATGGTAGGGGAAGAGGGAGCCTTTGTGATTGGTCATGAGGAGGTGTTGACTGAAGAGGAACTAGCCACCACACTCAAG GTGCTGTGCATGCCTGCCGAGGAGTTCCAAGGCTATAAAGTCCAGGCTGGACGGGGAGagcaagaaagggaagaggacGGCTTGAAAATCACAAACATCCCCAAGCTCCAAGTAGCATGGAGACGGCTTCTTCGAGACAGTGTTCTGTTGACTCTACAGACCTATGCCACAGACTTAAAAACTGATCAAGATTTACTTAGTAATAAGGAGGTCTACGCCAAGCTCAGCTGGCGGGAACAGCAAGCCTTACAAGTCCGCTATGGTCAAAAGATGATCTTACACCAGTTGTTGGAACTCACAAATGAGCAGCTTCCCTGA
- the Ndrg4 gene encoding protein NDRG4 isoform X6 — protein MPECWDGEHDIETPYGLLHVVIRGSPKGNRPAILTYHDVGLNHKLCFNTFFNFEDMQEITKHFVVCHVDAPGQQVGASQFPQGYQFPSMEQLAAMLPSVVQHFGFKYVIGIGVGAGAYVLAKFALIFPDLVEGLVLMNIDPNGKGWIDWAATKLSGLTSTLPDTVLSHLFSQEELVNNTELVQNYRQQISNVVNQANLQLFWNMYNSRRDLDINRPGTVPNAKTLRCPVMLVVGDNAPAEDGVVECNSKLDPTTTTFLKMADSGGLPQVTQPGKLTEAFKYFLQGMGYIAHLKDRRLSGGAVPSASMTRLARSRTASLTSASSVDGSRPQPCAHSESSEAMGQVNHTMEVSC, from the exons ATGCCGGAGTGCTGGGATGGG GAACATGACATCGAGACGCCTTATGGCCTTCTGCATGTGGTGATCCGGGGCTCTCCTAAAGGGAACCGCCCAGCCATCCTCACCTACCATGACGTGGGCCTCAATC ACAAGCTGTGCTTCAACACCTTCTTCAACTTTGAGGACATGCAGGAGATCACCAAACACTTTGTGGTGTGCCACGTGGATGCCCCTGGGCAGCAGGTGGGGGCGTCTCAGTTCCCTCAGGG GTACCAGTTCCCTTCCATGGAGCAGCTGGCCGCCATGCTCCCGAGCGTGGTACAGCACTTCGG GTTCAAGTATGTGATTGGCATCGGAGTGGGAGCCGGAGCCTACGTGCTGGCCAAGTTCGCG CTGATTTTCCCTGACTTGGTGGAGGGGCTGGTGCTGATGAACATTGACCCCAACGGCAAAGGCTGGATTGACTGGGCTGCCACCAAG CTCTCTGGCTTGACCAGCACTTTACCAGATACGGTACTCTCTCATCTCTTCAGCCAG GAAGAGCTGGTGAACAACACAGAGCTGGTGCAGAACTACCGGCAGCAGATCTCAAACGTGGTGAACCAGGCCAACCTGCAGCTCTTCTGGAACATGTACAACAG CCGCAGAGACCTTGACATTAATCGGCCTGGGACCGTGCCCAACGCCAAGACGCTCCG TTGCCCGGTGATGCTGGTCGTCGGGGATAATGCACCTGCTGAGGACGGGGTG GTTGAGTGCAACTCCAAACTGGACCCGACCACTACGACCTTCCTGAAG atGGCAGATTCTGGTGGTCTTCCTCAGGTGACACAG CCAGGGAAACTGACTGAGGCCTTCAAATACTTCCTGCAAGGCATGGGCTACA TTGCACACTTGAAGGACCGAAGGCTGAGTGGAGGAGCAG TGCCCTCAGCCAGCATGACCCGCCTTGCGCGCTCACGCACCGCATCCCTCACCAGCGCCAGCTCTGTGGATGGCAGCCGCCCACAGCCCTGCGCCCACTCAGAGAGCAGTGAGGCCATGGGCCAGGTCAACCACACCATGGAGGTATCCTGCTGA
- the Ndrg4 gene encoding protein NDRG4 isoform X4: protein MAGLQELRFPEEKPLLRGQDVTELDNPDTFLSVVDTDWKEHDIETPYGLLHVVIRGSPKGNRPAILTYHDVGLNHKLCFNTFFNFEDMQEITKHFVVCHVDAPGQQVGASQFPQGYQFPSMEQLAAMLPSVVQHFGFKYVIGIGVGAGAYVLAKFALIFPDLVEGLVLMNIDPNGKGWIDWAATKLSGLTSTLPDTVLSHLFSQEELVNNTELVQNYRQQISNVVNQANLQLFWNMYNSRRDLDINRPGTVPNAKTLRCPVMLVVGDNAPAEDGVVECNSKLDPTTTTFLKMADSGGLPQVTQPGKLTEAFKYFLQGMGYMPSASMTRLARSRTASLTSASSVDGSRPQPCAHSESSEAMGQVNHTMEVSC from the exons ATGGCCGGGCTGCAGGAGCTGCGATTCCCTGAGGAGAAGCCCCTACTCCGGGGCCAGGATGTGACAGAGCTG GATAACCCTGACACCTTCCTCTCAGTTGTGGACACAGACTGGAAG GAACATGACATCGAGACGCCTTATGGCCTTCTGCATGTGGTGATCCGGGGCTCTCCTAAAGGGAACCGCCCAGCCATCCTCACCTACCATGACGTGGGCCTCAATC ACAAGCTGTGCTTCAACACCTTCTTCAACTTTGAGGACATGCAGGAGATCACCAAACACTTTGTGGTGTGCCACGTGGATGCCCCTGGGCAGCAGGTGGGGGCGTCTCAGTTCCCTCAGGG GTACCAGTTCCCTTCCATGGAGCAGCTGGCCGCCATGCTCCCGAGCGTGGTACAGCACTTCGG GTTCAAGTATGTGATTGGCATCGGAGTGGGAGCCGGAGCCTACGTGCTGGCCAAGTTCGCG CTGATTTTCCCTGACTTGGTGGAGGGGCTGGTGCTGATGAACATTGACCCCAACGGCAAAGGCTGGATTGACTGGGCTGCCACCAAG CTCTCTGGCTTGACCAGCACTTTACCAGATACGGTACTCTCTCATCTCTTCAGCCAG GAAGAGCTGGTGAACAACACAGAGCTGGTGCAGAACTACCGGCAGCAGATCTCAAACGTGGTGAACCAGGCCAACCTGCAGCTCTTCTGGAACATGTACAACAG CCGCAGAGACCTTGACATTAATCGGCCTGGGACCGTGCCCAACGCCAAGACGCTCCG TTGCCCGGTGATGCTGGTCGTCGGGGATAATGCACCTGCTGAGGACGGGGTG GTTGAGTGCAACTCCAAACTGGACCCGACCACTACGACCTTCCTGAAG atGGCAGATTCTGGTGGTCTTCCTCAGGTGACACAG CCAGGGAAACTGACTGAGGCCTTCAAATACTTCCTGCAAGGCATGGGCTACA TGCCCTCAGCCAGCATGACCCGCCTTGCGCGCTCACGCACCGCATCCCTCACCAGCGCCAGCTCTGTGGATGGCAGCCGCCCACAGCCCTGCGCCCACTCAGAGAGCAGTGAGGCCATGGGCCAGGTCAACCACACCATGGAGGTATCCTGCTGA
- the Ndrg4 gene encoding protein NDRG4 isoform X1 — MKVLGHRLQLLTGLLLHDVTMAGLQELRFPEEKPLLRGQDVTELDNPDTFLSVVDTDWKEHDIETPYGLLHVVIRGSPKGNRPAILTYHDVGLNHKLCFNTFFNFEDMQEITKHFVVCHVDAPGQQVGASQFPQGYQFPSMEQLAAMLPSVVQHFGFKYVIGIGVGAGAYVLAKFALIFPDLVEGLVLMNIDPNGKGWIDWAATKLSGLTSTLPDTVLSHLFSQEELVNNTELVQNYRQQISNVVNQANLQLFWNMYNSRRDLDINRPGTVPNAKTLRCPVMLVVGDNAPAEDGVVECNSKLDPTTTTFLKMADSGGLPQVTQPGKLTEAFKYFLQGMGYIAHLKDRRLSGGAVPSASMTRLARSRTASLTSASSVDGSRPQPCAHSESSEAMGQVNHTMEVSC; from the exons GGCTTCTGCTCCACGACGTGACCATGGCCGGGCTGCAGGAGCTGCGATTCCCTGAGGAGAAGCCCCTACTCCGGGGCCAGGATGTGACAGAGCTG GATAACCCTGACACCTTCCTCTCAGTTGTGGACACAGACTGGAAG GAACATGACATCGAGACGCCTTATGGCCTTCTGCATGTGGTGATCCGGGGCTCTCCTAAAGGGAACCGCCCAGCCATCCTCACCTACCATGACGTGGGCCTCAATC ACAAGCTGTGCTTCAACACCTTCTTCAACTTTGAGGACATGCAGGAGATCACCAAACACTTTGTGGTGTGCCACGTGGATGCCCCTGGGCAGCAGGTGGGGGCGTCTCAGTTCCCTCAGGG GTACCAGTTCCCTTCCATGGAGCAGCTGGCCGCCATGCTCCCGAGCGTGGTACAGCACTTCGG GTTCAAGTATGTGATTGGCATCGGAGTGGGAGCCGGAGCCTACGTGCTGGCCAAGTTCGCG CTGATTTTCCCTGACTTGGTGGAGGGGCTGGTGCTGATGAACATTGACCCCAACGGCAAAGGCTGGATTGACTGGGCTGCCACCAAG CTCTCTGGCTTGACCAGCACTTTACCAGATACGGTACTCTCTCATCTCTTCAGCCAG GAAGAGCTGGTGAACAACACAGAGCTGGTGCAGAACTACCGGCAGCAGATCTCAAACGTGGTGAACCAGGCCAACCTGCAGCTCTTCTGGAACATGTACAACAG CCGCAGAGACCTTGACATTAATCGGCCTGGGACCGTGCCCAACGCCAAGACGCTCCG TTGCCCGGTGATGCTGGTCGTCGGGGATAATGCACCTGCTGAGGACGGGGTG GTTGAGTGCAACTCCAAACTGGACCCGACCACTACGACCTTCCTGAAG atGGCAGATTCTGGTGGTCTTCCTCAGGTGACACAG CCAGGGAAACTGACTGAGGCCTTCAAATACTTCCTGCAAGGCATGGGCTACA TTGCACACTTGAAGGACCGAAGGCTGAGTGGAGGAGCAG TGCCCTCAGCCAGCATGACCCGCCTTGCGCGCTCACGCACCGCATCCCTCACCAGCGCCAGCTCTGTGGATGGCAGCCGCCCACAGCCCTGCGCCCACTCAGAGAGCAGTGAGGCCATGGGCCAGGTCAACCACACCATGGAGGTATCCTGCTGA
- the Ndrg4 gene encoding protein NDRG4 isoform X3: MAGLQELRFPEEKPLLRGQDVTELDNPDTFLSVVDTDWKEHDIETPYGLLHVVIRGSPKGNRPAILTYHDVGLNHKLCFNTFFNFEDMQEITKHFVVCHVDAPGQQVGASQFPQGYQFPSMEQLAAMLPSVVQHFGFKYVIGIGVGAGAYVLAKFALIFPDLVEGLVLMNIDPNGKGWIDWAATKLSGLTSTLPDTVLSHLFSQEELVNNTELVQNYRQQISNVVNQANLQLFWNMYNSRRDLDINRPGTVPNAKTLRCPVMLVVGDNAPAEDGVVECNSKLDPTTTTFLKMADSGGLPQVTQPGKLTEAFKYFLQGMGYIAHLKDRRLSGGAVPSASMTRLARSRTASLTSASSVDGSRPQPCAHSESSEAMGQVNHTMEVSC; this comes from the exons ATGGCCGGGCTGCAGGAGCTGCGATTCCCTGAGGAGAAGCCCCTACTCCGGGGCCAGGATGTGACAGAGCTG GATAACCCTGACACCTTCCTCTCAGTTGTGGACACAGACTGGAAG GAACATGACATCGAGACGCCTTATGGCCTTCTGCATGTGGTGATCCGGGGCTCTCCTAAAGGGAACCGCCCAGCCATCCTCACCTACCATGACGTGGGCCTCAATC ACAAGCTGTGCTTCAACACCTTCTTCAACTTTGAGGACATGCAGGAGATCACCAAACACTTTGTGGTGTGCCACGTGGATGCCCCTGGGCAGCAGGTGGGGGCGTCTCAGTTCCCTCAGGG GTACCAGTTCCCTTCCATGGAGCAGCTGGCCGCCATGCTCCCGAGCGTGGTACAGCACTTCGG GTTCAAGTATGTGATTGGCATCGGAGTGGGAGCCGGAGCCTACGTGCTGGCCAAGTTCGCG CTGATTTTCCCTGACTTGGTGGAGGGGCTGGTGCTGATGAACATTGACCCCAACGGCAAAGGCTGGATTGACTGGGCTGCCACCAAG CTCTCTGGCTTGACCAGCACTTTACCAGATACGGTACTCTCTCATCTCTTCAGCCAG GAAGAGCTGGTGAACAACACAGAGCTGGTGCAGAACTACCGGCAGCAGATCTCAAACGTGGTGAACCAGGCCAACCTGCAGCTCTTCTGGAACATGTACAACAG CCGCAGAGACCTTGACATTAATCGGCCTGGGACCGTGCCCAACGCCAAGACGCTCCG TTGCCCGGTGATGCTGGTCGTCGGGGATAATGCACCTGCTGAGGACGGGGTG GTTGAGTGCAACTCCAAACTGGACCCGACCACTACGACCTTCCTGAAG atGGCAGATTCTGGTGGTCTTCCTCAGGTGACACAG CCAGGGAAACTGACTGAGGCCTTCAAATACTTCCTGCAAGGCATGGGCTACA TTGCACACTTGAAGGACCGAAGGCTGAGTGGAGGAGCAG TGCCCTCAGCCAGCATGACCCGCCTTGCGCGCTCACGCACCGCATCCCTCACCAGCGCCAGCTCTGTGGATGGCAGCCGCCCACAGCCCTGCGCCCACTCAGAGAGCAGTGAGGCCATGGGCCAGGTCAACCACACCATGGAGGTATCCTGCTGA
- the Ndrg4 gene encoding protein NDRG4 isoform X5 encodes MPECWDGEHDIETPYGLLHVVIRGSPKGNRPAILTYHDVGLNHKLCFNTFFNFEDMQEITKHFVVCHVDAPGQQVGASQFPQGYQFPSMEQLAAMLPSVVQHFGFKYVIGIGVGAGAYVLAKFALIFPDLVEGLVLMNIDPNGKGWIDWAATKLSGLTSTLPDTVLSHLFSQEELVNNTELVQNYRQQISNVVNQANLQLFWNMYNSRRDLDINRPGTVPNAKTLRCPVMLVVGDNAPAEDGVVECNSKLDPTTTTFLKMADSGGLPQVTQPGKLTEAFKYFLQGMGYMPSASMTRLARSRTASLTSASSVDGSRPQPCAHSESSEAMGQVNHTMEVSC; translated from the exons ATGCCGGAGTGCTGGGATGGG GAACATGACATCGAGACGCCTTATGGCCTTCTGCATGTGGTGATCCGGGGCTCTCCTAAAGGGAACCGCCCAGCCATCCTCACCTACCATGACGTGGGCCTCAATC ACAAGCTGTGCTTCAACACCTTCTTCAACTTTGAGGACATGCAGGAGATCACCAAACACTTTGTGGTGTGCCACGTGGATGCCCCTGGGCAGCAGGTGGGGGCGTCTCAGTTCCCTCAGGG GTACCAGTTCCCTTCCATGGAGCAGCTGGCCGCCATGCTCCCGAGCGTGGTACAGCACTTCGG GTTCAAGTATGTGATTGGCATCGGAGTGGGAGCCGGAGCCTACGTGCTGGCCAAGTTCGCG CTGATTTTCCCTGACTTGGTGGAGGGGCTGGTGCTGATGAACATTGACCCCAACGGCAAAGGCTGGATTGACTGGGCTGCCACCAAG CTCTCTGGCTTGACCAGCACTTTACCAGATACGGTACTCTCTCATCTCTTCAGCCAG GAAGAGCTGGTGAACAACACAGAGCTGGTGCAGAACTACCGGCAGCAGATCTCAAACGTGGTGAACCAGGCCAACCTGCAGCTCTTCTGGAACATGTACAACAG CCGCAGAGACCTTGACATTAATCGGCCTGGGACCGTGCCCAACGCCAAGACGCTCCG TTGCCCGGTGATGCTGGTCGTCGGGGATAATGCACCTGCTGAGGACGGGGTG GTTGAGTGCAACTCCAAACTGGACCCGACCACTACGACCTTCCTGAAG atGGCAGATTCTGGTGGTCTTCCTCAGGTGACACAG CCAGGGAAACTGACTGAGGCCTTCAAATACTTCCTGCAAGGCATGGGCTACA TGCCCTCAGCCAGCATGACCCGCCTTGCGCGCTCACGCACCGCATCCCTCACCAGCGCCAGCTCTGTGGATGGCAGCCGCCCACAGCCCTGCGCCCACTCAGAGAGCAGTGAGGCCATGGGCCAGGTCAACCACACCATGGAGGTATCCTGCTGA